The Plantactinospora sp. KBS50 sequence TCCATGCTCGGCAGCACGTTCTGGACCTTGCCGAGGTACACGTTGCCGGCCATCGTCCCGGAGGAACTGCGGCTGACGTAGTGCTCGACCAGCACGCCGTCCTCCAGCACCGCGATCTGGGTGCGGTCGCCGCGCTGGCGTACCACCATGACCCGGTCCACCGCCTCGCGCCGGGCCAGGAACTCCGACTCGCTCAGGATCGGCGGCCGGGTCCGGCGCTGCTCGCGACCGTCCCGGCGGCGCTGCCGCTTGGCCTCCAGCCGGGTCGACCCGGAAACGCCCTGCACCTCGTCGACGGCCTTGCGGGGCTCCCGGATCTTGACGACCGTCGGCACGCCGTCCTCGGCGCCGCCGTCGCTGTCCCCGGCTCCCTTGCGCCGCCGGCGCCGCCGGCGGCGGGTCAGCCCCTCGCCGCCGTCCGCCTCGGGCGCCTCCTCGTCGGCCTCGGGACCGCCGTCGGCCGCTGCCGGCTCATCGGTCTCCTCGGTCAGTTCGTCGCTCGGGCCCTTGCCCCGGCCGCGGCCCCGCCGGCCGCGCCGGCGCCGGCGGCGACCGGCGGCTTCCTCGTCCTCGTCCTCATCCTCGTCTTCACCCTCGGCCGGCTCCTGCGCGACCGGCTCCTCCACCGCGGTCTCCGCGGGCTCGGTCGCGCGGGCGCGCCGGCGGCGACGCCGGCCCGACTCGGCGCCCTCGGCCGGTTCCTCGGCGGCCGGCTCGGCGGCCGCGGCCACCGGCTCGGGCGCCTCGACGGGAGCGGGCTGCGGGGTCTCCGGCTCGGGCGCCATGAACAGCACGGCGGGCGGGGACAGCGCGGAACGCCGGCGCCGCCCGGTCCGCTCGGCGACCGGCTCGACGGCCTGGTCGGCGTCGCCGGAACCACCCGGAGCGGCGGCGACCTCGGCCGGCGCCTCGCTGGCCGGCAGGACCTCCGCCGTACCGGTGGCGTCCGCCGGTTCGGCGTCCGCGGTCGGAACCTCGACCGGGGGTACGGCCTTGCGCCGGCGGCTGCGGGTCGCCTTGGCGGCCTGCGGCGCCTCGGTGGTCTGCGGCGCCTCGGTGGTCTGCGGCGCCTCGGTGGTCTGCGGCGCCTCGGTGGTCTGCGGCGCCTCGGTGGTCTGCGGCGCCTCGGTGGTCTGCGGCGCCTCCGGGGTCTGGGTTGCCTCGGTGGTCTGCGCCGCGTCCGTGGTCTGTGCGCCGGCGGCCTCGGCCGGCTCGTCGGCCTCCGCCGGTGCGGCGGTGGACGCCGCCGGGCCGGTGGGCTGCCCGGCCGGAGACTCCGGCACGGCGACCGGGCCGGGCGCGTCCGCGGTCACTCCGGCCGGGGTCTGCGGCTCGGCCGCCGGCTCGGTCGCCGGCGCCTTGCGGGCGGTGGTCGCCTTGCGCCGGCGGCGGGTGGTCGCCGGCGGATCCTGCTCACCGGCGGTGGGGGCGAACACCTCGCCCGCGGGTGCCTCCCCGCCGGCCGTACCGGTCCCGGTGGACGCCTCGATCGGCGTCTCCTGCTGGATCGGTTCGGTCGCCCGGGTGGCGCTGCGCCGGCGGGTGGTCCGGGCGCGTCGGACCGGCGCGGGCGGGACCTCGTCGCCGGTCGGTATGCCCTCGATCGGCCCGGCACCGGACTGCCCGGCGCCGTCGGCGGCGCCGATGTCCGCGACGCCGATCTCCGCAGCGCCGGTCACGGCGCCCAGGTCCACGGCGCCGGTCTCGGCGCCGGAGTTCGCGGCGCCGCCCTCGGCGCCGGAGTTCGCGGTTCCGGTCGGCTCGTCGCCGGACCGTTCACCGCCCGCTGGCTCGTTGTCGAGCATGGGACGTCTCCAGTTCTGGCTTCCCCGGGCGCGGGTGAGCGCTGCCACGCAGGGTCGCCGCAAAGTTGTTCCGGCGGCGCCGTCCAGATGCACGGGACCACCGAAGTCTGGCTACCTGGGCACTGACCACGGTGGGTCAGTGTTCAGCGATGGCTGCCCCGTCGCGGTCCGCGTCCAACGGATCCACGATCTCGGCCTGCGCGGTCAACGTGCCCTGCGCCAGCCGGGTCGCACGGGGCGGCGCCAGCGGCTCCAGGTCGGCCACCACGCGGAGGCCGGACAGGACGTCATCGGGTCGCACGGTAGGTGTGACCTGCCGTACCACCAGCCCAAGTATCGCACACGGTACGCCCGTGACCTCGGAAGGAGTCTCGTTCTCGTCGATCACATCGATGCTTATCACCGCGCTGCGCGTGTCGAACGTCCGCCGTCCCTGCTTGGTGAGCCGTTCGACAGGAACCTCCTGCGCGGTACGGAATTTGTCGACCGCGACACGCAGGGTGTCGGGCGAGACGCCCGGCAGTTCCACCCGCCACCGCGACGCCTGGATCCGCTCGGCCAGACTGCCCGGTCCGGCCACGACCGCATCCAGCACGTCCAGGCCGGGCGAGAGGGCCGCGTCCAGGGCCGCGCGCAACGCGGCCGGGTCGACCGCCGCCTGCAACCCGATCTCCAGGTACTCGGCCTCGCTGGCCACCCCGGTCGGCGCCGCGCTGGCGTACGAGATCTTGGGGTGCGGGGTGAAGCCCTGGGAGAACGCGATGGGTACGCCGGCGCGGCGCAACGCGCGCTCGAAGGCTCGGGCGAAGTCGCGGTGCGACGTGAACCGGAGCGGCCCGCGCTTGGCGTACCGGATCCGGATCCGCTGCACGACCGGCGCCTGGCCGCCCTCCGGCTGACGCTTGCTACTGATGGTGGCTCCTTCCGATGTGGCCCGGGGACGGCGCGGGTCAGGACGGGACGCGCATGCCGTTACCGCCCACCGGGGTCAGCGGCAGCAGTTTCCGGCCGGTCGGGCCGATCTGGATCTCGGTGTCCATGCTCGGGCAGACACCGCAGTCGAAGCAGGGCGTCCACCGGCAGTCGTCCTGCTCGTACTCGCTCAGCGCGTCCTGCCAGTCCTGCCAGAGCCACTCCTTGTCGAGCCCGGAGTCCAGGTGGTCCCAGGGAAGGACCTCCAGTTCCTCGCGCTCCCGGGCGGTGAACCAGTCGAGGTCCACCGCGGCCGTGTACCGCTGGCCGGCTCCGCACTCGTCGCCGGCCCGGGGCAGCGCCTCGGCGGCCGCGTCCACCCAGCGCTGGTACGAGAAGTGCTCGCTCCAGCCGTCGAACCGGCCGCCGTTCTCCCACACCCGCCGGATCACCGCGCCGACCCGGCGGTCGCCCCGGGACAGCAGTCCCTCGATCAGCGACGGCTCGCCGTCGTGGTAGCGGAAGCCGATGGCCCGGCCCAGCGAGCGGTCGCTGTTGATGGCCTGCTTGAGCAGCTTGAGCCGGTGGTCGATCGTCTCGGGCCGGTCCATGCTGGCCCACTGGAACGGGGTGTGCGGCTTCGGCACGAACCCGCCGATGGACACGGTGCAGCGGATGTCCCTGCTGCCGGTCGCCGCGCGGCCGGCCCGGATCACCTCGTGCGCCATCTCCGCGATCTCCAGGACGTCCTCGTCCGTCTCGGTGGGCAGGCCGCACATGAAGTAGAGCTTCACCTGCCGCCACCCGTTCGTGTACGCCGTGACGACGGTGCGGATCAGGTCTTCCTTGGACACCATCTTGTTGATGACCTTGCGGATCCGCTCGGAGCCGCCCTCGGGCGCGAAGGTCAGCCCGGTCCGCCGACCGTTGCGGGACAGTTCCTGGGCCAGGTCGATGTTGAACGCGTCCACCCGGGTCGAGGGCAGCGACAGCGACACGTTGGTGCCGGCGTACTGCTCGGCCAGCCCGGAACACATGTCGCCGATCTCGCTGTGGTCGGCCGAGGAGAGCGACAGCAGACCCACCTCGGAGAAGCCGGAGAACTCCAGCCCGTCGGCCACCATCTGCCCGACGGTGGTGATCGACCGCTCCCGGACCGGCCGGGTGATCATGCCGGCCTGGCAGAACCGGCAGCCCCGGGTGCACCCGCGGAAGATCTCCACGGCGTACCGCTCGTGCACGGTCTCGGCCAGCGGCACCAGCGGCTTGCGCGGGTACGGCCAGGCGTCCAGGTCCATGGTGGTGCGCTTGTGCACCCGGAACGGCACGTCCGGGCGGTTCGGCACCACCCGGCGGATCCGGCCGTCCGGCAGGTAGTCCACGTCGTAGAAGCGCGGCACGTAGACGCTCTCGGTGCGGGCCAGCCGCAGCAGCAGCTCGTCCCGGCCGCCCGGCGAGCCCTCGGCCTTCCAGGCCCGGACGATGTCGGTGATCTCCAGGACGGCTTCCTCGCCGTCGCCCAGC is a genomic window containing:
- a CDS encoding Rne/Rng family ribonuclease; the encoded protein is MLDNEPAGGERSGDEPTGTANSGAEGGAANSGAETGAVDLGAVTGAAEIGVADIGAADGAGQSGAGPIEGIPTGDEVPPAPVRRARTTRRRSATRATEPIQQETPIEASTGTGTAGGEAPAGEVFAPTAGEQDPPATTRRRRKATTARKAPATEPAAEPQTPAGVTADAPGPVAVPESPAGQPTGPAASTAAPAEADEPAEAAGAQTTDAAQTTEATQTPEAPQTTEAPQTTEAPQTTEAPQTTEAPQTTEAPQTTEAPQAAKATRSRRRKAVPPVEVPTADAEPADATGTAEVLPASEAPAEVAAAPGGSGDADQAVEPVAERTGRRRRSALSPPAVLFMAPEPETPQPAPVEAPEPVAAAAEPAAEEPAEGAESGRRRRRRARATEPAETAVEEPVAQEPAEGEDEDEDEDEEAAGRRRRRRGRRGRGRGKGPSDELTEETDEPAAADGGPEADEEAPEADGGEGLTRRRRRRRRKGAGDSDGGAEDGVPTVVKIREPRKAVDEVQGVSGSTRLEAKRQRRRDGREQRRTRPPILSESEFLARREAVDRVMVVRQRGDRTQIAVLEDGVLVEHYVSRSSSGTMAGNVYLGKVQNVLPSMEAAFVDVGRGRNAVLYAGEVNWDTTGLEGRARSIEQALKSGDSVLVQVTKDPIGHKGARLTSHIALSGRHLVYVPHGNASGISRKLPDTERKRLRDILKKLVPEGAGVIVRTAAEGASEDELARDIKRLQSQWEDIQAKAASGGAPVLLSEEPDLVIRVVRDLFNEDFRDLVVEGESAYAMVESYLGQVSPDLVARLRRHTGTNDVFAEHRIDEQILKGLDRKVFLPSGGHLVIDRTEAMTVVDVNTGKYTGAGGNLEETVTRNNLEAAEEIVRQLRLRDLGGIIVIDFIDMVLESNRELVLRRLTECLGRDRTKHQVTEITSLGLVQMTRKRIGAGLLEAFSETCDCCKGRGLIIHTEPVPEKGRSGGGDKVKAVASAGTPAPAAESGSGGGRRRGRRGAAAEPATTVTEVEVVEEDDTMGYDLSRYENAAAEAPAIEDVREAEPMRLAGADDPDGLDGSDTGEPGDGGGVGRRRSRRGGTRRRTRP
- a CDS encoding TIGR03936 family radical SAM-associated protein; the encoded protein is MQRIRIRYAKRGPLRFTSHRDFARAFERALRRAGVPIAFSQGFTPHPKISYASAAPTGVASEAEYLEIGLQAAVDPAALRAALDAALSPGLDVLDAVVAGPGSLAERIQASRWRVELPGVSPDTLRVAVDKFRTAQEVPVERLTKQGRRTFDTRSAVISIDVIDENETPSEVTGVPCAILGLVVRQVTPTVRPDDVLSGLRVVADLEPLAPPRATRLAQGTLTAQAEIVDPLDADRDGAAIAEH
- a CDS encoding TIGR03960 family B12-binding radical SAM protein yields the protein MSVAPAAAGLTAANSVWPQLEPLLPQVSKPIQYVGGELGAVVKDWSAATVRWALMYPDAYEVGLPNQGVQILYEVLNELPDVLAERTYAVWPDLERLMRAHGVPQFTVDAHRPVGDFDLFGVSFATELGYTNLLTAIDLAGIPLLAADRDDRHPVLIAGGHAAFNPEPIADFVDAAVLGDGEEAVLEITDIVRAWKAEGSPGGRDELLLRLARTESVYVPRFYDVDYLPDGRIRRVVPNRPDVPFRVHKRTTMDLDAWPYPRKPLVPLAETVHERYAVEIFRGCTRGCRFCQAGMITRPVRERSITTVGQMVADGLEFSGFSEVGLLSLSSADHSEIGDMCSGLAEQYAGTNVSLSLPSTRVDAFNIDLAQELSRNGRRTGLTFAPEGGSERIRKVINKMVSKEDLIRTVVTAYTNGWRQVKLYFMCGLPTETDEDVLEIAEMAHEVIRAGRAATGSRDIRCTVSIGGFVPKPHTPFQWASMDRPETIDHRLKLLKQAINSDRSLGRAIGFRYHDGEPSLIEGLLSRGDRRVGAVIRRVWENGGRFDGWSEHFSYQRWVDAAAEALPRAGDECGAGQRYTAAVDLDWFTAREREELEVLPWDHLDSGLDKEWLWQDWQDALSEYEQDDCRWTPCFDCGVCPSMDTEIQIGPTGRKLLPLTPVGGNGMRVPS